The nucleotide sequence CCGCGGATAGGAAGGAACTGCAGGAATGACTGACATCCAGCATGCGGCGAAGAAGATGCGCCTGGGCGATGCGCTCATCTCCGAAGGCCTCATCAACGAAGAACAGCTGCAACAGGCCCTCGCGCTCCAGAAGAAGAGCGGCAAGCGCCTGGGCGCCGTGCTGGTCGAAATGCATCTCGTCACCGAGCATGACATCGTCCAGATTCTTTCCAAGCAGCTCAAGATTCCGTATATCGACCTTTCGAACTACCTGATCGACCCGGTCATCGCGAAGCTCGTTCCCGAGCACATCGCCAAGCGGCACATGCTGATCCCGATCAACAAGGTCGGAAACAAGCTGACCGTGGCGATGGTCGACCCGCTGAACATCATCGCGATCGACGACATCCAGCTGATGACGGGCCTGATGGTGAAGCCGGTCGTCGCGACCCAGAGCGACATCAACAAGGCCCTGCAGGACGCCTACGGCGCCGTCGCCCAGCAGGACAAACTGATGGGCGAACTCGACGATATCGGCAAGGAAGGCGACGCGGGCGGCGGCGGCGGCGACGATCTCGATCAGCTCGGCGAGCTCGGCGAGAACGACGCCCCGATCATCCGCCTCTGCAACCTCGTCATCTCGCAGGCCGTCCAGAACGGCGTTTCCGACATTCACATCGAACCGTTCGAAAAAGAACTCCGCATCCGCTACCGTCAGGACGGCGTCCTGTTCACGGCGATGTCGCCGCCCAAGAAGGCGACCGCGGCCATCACGTCGCGCATCAAGATCATGTCGTCGCTGAACATCGCCGAAAAGCGCCTTCCCCAGGACGGCCGCATCAAGATCAAGGTGGCGAACCGCATGATCGACCTTCGCGTCTCGATCCTGCCGGTCATCTGGGGCGAGAAGATCGTCATGCGCATTCTCGACCAGACGTCGTTGCGCGTGAACCTCGAGGATCTCGGCTTCGAGCCCGAGACGCTGAAGCGGTTCAAGGCAGGCATCTCCTCTCCCTACGGCATCGCGCTGGTCACCGGCCCCACGGGCTCGGGAAAAACGACGACGCTGTATTCGGCACTCACGTCGCTGAATACGATAGACCGCAATATCATGACGGCCGAAGATCCGGTCGAATACATGCTGCCCGGCATCAACCAGGTGCAGTGCAAACCCGAGATCGGCCTGAACTTCGCGGCCGCCCTGCGCTCCTTCCTCCGCCAGGATCCGAACATCATCATGGTCGGCGAGATCCGCGACTTCGAAACGGCGGAAATCGCGATCAAGGCGTCGATGACGGGCCATCTGGTTCTTTCGACCCTGCACACGAACGATGCCCCTTCGACGATCGGTCGTATCACGAACATGGGTATCGAGCCGTTCATGGTCACCACGTCCGTGCTTCTCGTCCAGGCTCAGCGTCTCGTCCGCAAGATCTGCAAGGACTGCAAATACGAGATCAAGCCGCGCGCGGAACAGATCTCCCAGTTCGGCATCACGCCCGAACTGATGCGCCGCCTCGAACTGCCCCACATCAACGAGAAGAACATGCTGTTCTACAAGGGCAAGGGCTGCGAGACCTGCAACAATTCGGGGAACAAGGGCCGCGTCGGCGTATACGAGGTCATGATCATGTCG is from Candidatus Ozemobacteraceae bacterium and encodes:
- the pilB gene encoding type IV-A pilus assembly ATPase PilB → MTDIQHAAKKMRLGDALISEGLINEEQLQQALALQKKSGKRLGAVLVEMHLVTEHDIVQILSKQLKIPYIDLSNYLIDPVIAKLVPEHIAKRHMLIPINKVGNKLTVAMVDPLNIIAIDDIQLMTGLMVKPVVATQSDINKALQDAYGAVAQQDKLMGELDDIGKEGDAGGGGGDDLDQLGELGENDAPIIRLCNLVISQAVQNGVSDIHIEPFEKELRIRYRQDGVLFTAMSPPKKATAAITSRIKIMSSLNIAEKRLPQDGRIKIKVANRMIDLRVSILPVIWGEKIVMRILDQTSLRVNLEDLGFEPETLKRFKAGISSPYGIALVTGPTGSGKTTTLYSALTSLNTIDRNIMTAEDPVEYMLPGINQVQCKPEIGLNFAAALRSFLRQDPNIIMVGEIRDFETAEIAIKASMTGHLVLSTLHTNDAPSTIGRITNMGIEPFMVTTSVLLVQAQRLVRKICKDCKYEIKPRAEQISQFGITPELMRRLELPHINEKNMLFYKGKGCETCNNSGNKGRVGVYEVMIMSERLRDIILNGGSTDDIRKQAIDEGMLSLRESALRKALLGTTSIEEVVRVTMGEH